Proteins from one Coffea arabica cultivar ET-39 chromosome 8c, Coffea Arabica ET-39 HiFi, whole genome shotgun sequence genomic window:
- the LOC113739156 gene encoding uncharacterized protein has translation MDEEITFGPRDAVPLASGNHETIMIDVVTNNYRPSPYNVFLGRPALNALRAIPSSLHLSVKFPTPGGIAEVHGDPEVVTACYLAMLRGQEKVVTQMTSLEPYIPGKEARQLGTQDKIEEFPLREDRPDQVLRIGARLPSEEKEGLKVLLREYSRVFAWTVEDMPKISTGLAVHHLNVDPRFKPVKQKKRSFALERNERYHQIEMAEEDREKTSFITEEGTYCYRTMPFGLKNAGATYQRLVNKLF, from the exons ATGGACGAAGAGATCACCTTCGGTCCGAGGGATGCGGTTCCCCTGGCGTCCGGGAACCACGAGACCATCATGATAGACGTCGTCACCAACAACTATCGG CCATCCCCGTACAATGTGTTCTTGGGGAGGCCCGCTCTGAACGCCCTCCGAGCTATTCCTTCCTCGCTCCACCTCAGCGTCAAATTTCCCACCCCCGGAGGGATAGCTGAGGTGCATGGAGACCCAGAAGTGGTCACAGCTTGCTACCTGGCCATGCTTCGGGGACAGGAGAAGGTGGTCACCCAGATGACCAGTTTGGAGCCCTACATCCCGGGGAAGGAGGCTCGACAGCTGGGCACTCAGGACAAGATCGAGGAGTTCCCCTTGAGGGAAGATCGGCCAGACCAGGTCCTCCGCATTGGTGCACGGCTACCCTCTGAGGAGAAGGAGGGTTTGAAGGTCCTATTGAGGGAGTATTCCCGGGTCTTCGCATGGACGGTTGAAGACATGCCTAAAATTTCGACTGGTCTGGCCGTCCACCACCTCAATGTGGATCCTCGCTTCAAGCCGGTGAAGCAGAAGAAGAGGAGTTTCGCCCTAGAAAGGAACGAG AGATACCACCAGATAGAGATGGCCGAAGAAGACCGGGAGAAGACCTCCTTCATCACTGAGGAAGGAACTTACTGCTACCGGACTATGCCGTTTGGGCTGAAAAACGCTGGAGCTACCTACCAGCGCCTGGTCAACAAACTATTCTAA
- the LOC140013416 gene encoding uncharacterized protein — protein MAALNRFLSRSAVRGLPFFRILKAPKDFQWTEKCHKAFADLKAYLAELPTLTVPEQGETLFLYLSACNETVSAVLVRVDREAQKPIYYVSRALQGSEARYTPAEKLVLALVHAARKLRPYFQAHSIVVMIDQPLRQILTKPEVSSRMTKWAVELAEHDIGYQPRTAIKTQALADFLAEGARLRITHQMGITAIKVWSDSQLVVHQIRGEYEAKEDVMKKYLVKAREAITLFDAFEIEWVPRSQNKRTDALSKLASSSFAHLSKEVLVEVVKQKSIDQIRILAIASPASWMTPLMDFLGSGVLPGDRTETRRLQLRTAKYAYAGGTLYRRSYLPPWLKCVTPEKSDYILREVHEGLCAAHVGSWVLAKKCLLLGYYWPTVFQDAAALVQKCRACQVHALLRHQPTREMVPIHNP, from the exons ATGGCCGCCCTAAATAGATTCCTCTCGCGCTCCGCGGTGAGGGGGCTGCCCTTCTTTCGGATTCTAAAAGCACCTAAGGACTTTCAATGGACTGAGAAATGCCACAAAGCCTTCGCTGACCTGAAAGCATATCTGGCCGAACTACCCACCCTGACCGTCCCGGAGCAGGGGGAAACTCTGTTCCTATACTTGTCCGCTTGCAACGAGACCGTTAGCGCGGTTCTGGTGCGGGTAGATAGGGAGGCCCAGAAGCCAATATACTATGTCAGCCGAGCTTTACAGGGGTCGGAAGCGCGGTACACACCGGCGGAAAAATTGGTCCTCGCTTTGGTACATGCCGCCCGAAAACTCCGACCCTACTTCCAAGCCCACAGCATTGTAGTCATGATCGATCAGCCCTTGCGACAGATACTCACGAAACCCGAGGTCTCGAGTAGGATGACCAAGTGGGCCGTCGAATTGGCCGAGCACGACATCGGCTATCAGCCCCGCACTGCTATCAAAACTCAGGCTTTGGCAGACTTCCTTGCCGAGGGGGCAA GGTTGCGGATAACCCACCAGATGGGTATAACCGCGATCAAAGTCTGGAGCGACTCTCAGCTCGTAGTCCACCAAATCCGCGGGGAGTATGAAGCTAAGGAGGACGTCATGAAAAAATACTTGGTTAAGGCACGAGAGGCGATAACCTTGTTTGATGCCTTTGAAATCGAGTGGGTGCCGAGATCACAGAACAAGCGCACGGACGccctgtcaaaactggcgtcctCCTCGTTTGCTCACTTGAGCAAGGAAGTCTTGGTAGAGGTGGTCAAACAAAAAAGCATTGACCAGATCCGGATCTTGGCTATAGCCAGCCCGGCCTCCTGGATGACTCCTCTCATGGACTTTCTCGGCTCGGGTGTCCTTCCCGGGGATAGAACCGAAACTCGTCGACTCCAGCTCAGAACTGCTAAGTACGCCTACGCCGGGGGGACCCTTTACAGGAGGTCGTATCTGCCTCCCTGGCTAAAGTGCGTGACTCCTGAGAAGAGCGACTACATCCTCCGTGAAGTTCACGAAGGCTTATGTGCGGCACATGTGGGATCCTGGGTGTTGGCCAAAAAGTGCCTGCTCTTAGGCTACTATTGGCCCACAGTGTTTCAAGATGCTGCGGCTCTAGTTCAGAAATGCCGAGCTTGCCAGGTGCACGCCCTACTGCGTCACCAGCCCACTCGGGAGATGGTCCCCATCCACAACCCTTGA
- the LOC140013417 gene encoding uncharacterized protein gives MQIKDYATPLPHISLTDERGGRQSKSLSLHVHKPAIGTFAESFVPLEGCFHLDDWTSKLTKEVVALSTFSTMSREEEVVVLNSSLHNGDPEIAKFTLPFVGFNIDKTTWKIPSSFFGEACFTSHYWEWVEDILRRYKEVLTRAGIFEAVYASRYSYDHCENILRAFFKYWCPSTNTFHTPVGELSITLWDLYRLGGLSIDGSFFDEVVPSAQELLTRDKEEKPLLPESCSHLFSAYYHIWMNDQGVWMKDWIRFWFKGGAWYRAPPNRTNRRKTTSKPKMTYNPSRSLEPHDLANTKDFNVPFDTLDIPGSLRKKTYIAAIIACWICKFLLPSKKVDRIRPSVFKVAWLMATGKRFCLAIFVLASIYHELREIVHAPNLGECGVTFPIHYVYAWIGQYFDVYYENNQVNSHHVRMTRFSGEKMAIFYGRSEAKEIFKEVNPLMIPKLCWTENEEKVLTDDGSLSSRLTSYFISQCSCHLTLHKDNTFIIEKYNPCRFNR, from the coding sequence ATGCAAATTAAGGATTACGCCACGCCATTGCCACATATTTCATTGACGGATGAACGGGGAGGACGTCAATCAAAGAGCTTGTCACTACATGTTCATAAACCAGCAATTGGTACGTTCGCTGAATCTTTTGTACCCCTTGAAGGATGCTTTCATCTTGACGATTGGACTAGCAAGTTGACCAAGGAAGTGGTGGCACTGTCGACTTTCTCCACTATGTCAAGGGAAGAAGAAGTGGTCGTATTAAACTCGTCACTTCACAATGGAGATCcagaaatagccaaattcacgcTTCCGTTCGTGGGATTCAATATTGACAAAACTACATGGAAGATCCCTTCGTCCTTCTTTGGCGAGGCGTGCTTCACTTCTCATTATTGGGAATGGGTCGAGGACATCCTCAGAAGGTATAAAGAAGTGCTCACCCGTGCTGGCATATTTGAAGCTGTCTATGCGTCGCGATACTCCTACGACCATTGTGAAAATATCTTGCGagctttcttcaaatattggtgtcCCTCGACAAATACATTTCATACGCCCGTTGGGGAGTTGTCCATTACACTTTGGGATCTTTATCGACTTGGTGGGCTTTCGATCGATGGCTCGTTCTTTGATGAAGTTGTTCCTTCAGCGCAGGAGCTTCTCACTCGTGACAAAGAAGAGAAGCCACTTCTCCCTGAGAGTTGCAGTCACCTCTTTTCCGCTTACTACCACATTTGGATGAATGACCAAGGGGTATGGATGAAGGATTGGATTCGCTTCTGGTTCAAAGGAGGGGCTTGGTATAGGGCTCCTCCAAATAGGACGAATAGAAGAAAAACTACATCTAAACCGAAAATGACTTACAACCCTTCTAGAAGCTTAGAGCCACACGACCTTGCTAATACGAAGGACTTCAACGTCCCTTTCGATACACTGGATATCCCAGGGTCTTTAAGAAAGAAAACCTATATTGCGGCAATCATAGCGTGTTGGATTTGCAAGTTCCTTTTGCCAAGCAAAAAGGTCGATCGTATTCGTCCAAGTGTTTTTAAGGTTGCATGGTTAATGGCCACAGGAAAAAGATTTTGCCTTGCAATTTTCGTTCTTGCGAGCATATATCATGAGTTGAGGGAGATCGTCCATGCCCCTAACCTTGGAGAATGTGGGGTAACTTTTCCAATCCATTACGTCTATGCTTGGATTGGCCAATACTTCGATGTATATTATGAAAACAATCAAGTGAATAGCCACCACGTGCGCATGACAAGATTTAGTGGTGAGAAAATGGCAATATTTTATGGCCGATCAGAAGCtaaggaaattttcaaagaagTGAATCCTTTGATGATTCCCAAATTGTGTTGGACTGAGAATGAAGAAAAGGTGTTGACCGACGATGGATCCTTATCATCGAGGCTTACGAGCTACTTCATTAGTCAATGCTCTTGCCATTTAACTCTACATAAGGACAATACTTtcattattgaaaaatataatcctTGCAGGTTTAACAGATAA